One part of the Kryptolebias marmoratus isolate JLee-2015 linkage group LG2, ASM164957v2, whole genome shotgun sequence genome encodes these proteins:
- the LOC108240492 gene encoding A-kinase anchor protein SPHKAP isoform X1, with product MLSSLITELRNFTELNFQSSAMFESSESVDVEGRSTESTVASSISACKKVLCSNSVLDSSEYWLRNEKALCRLGLLDNDAEGSCTMICFVSLDPQKTDCHDDKNIKKLASVSPDLPKLVELLTVHQPKENEILLLGGLEASETCQTHPHSPPQGGQQTGVCLLQRSGKRRSSPPASVIFEINKFLIGLQWGKERQFQQGRAAGHRVDDDTNRSISSIEEDFLTASEHLEEESEDDGLRNDPESGDAEESLVEAGQKHCVRLTSHRGQLAHHQSQEETDIKREGLPSLSLNTKESAGYYATNLTESVLQDAFIRLSQDETSFVSEAAISVSHSHCPSRVKGSSQQRTCSFELPKIVIVQSPDSSDGAAEWPETQVSHVDDHNISASEMPENETQAQTPHHNGGHRHVEMALACAASIIGTITTPQLTEKLTHDSVSVEDSEEKQEETKKQSDYSVSSAMCGMAQVAGAVAAVELAEESAEGDNSETDTTEVYTASHGLMSAAKASAAFPLHCSVAEGTSVESFRANIAEVLHREAAEVLTQPQGYKSVAHLLETTHNKIVDGITCPKTCCMDESEVDDLINEVADSLFKHALEKAKKKKELEGAGKDAPSLQVFLQDSVNNLLFDILCLTQKKISCISTCDKGSDETQEGDTCVNKSASAKGSKDPLGQVMCLVSNSHPTNTENLSGMLPSTDKFSMLPGLKQKHILEEGDFRASSSTAHFKEQQQTCRQSQSKTKDLADQQQTSVSNREPLSEIAVHTAERRGRLVTGSDSRQTSLTPQASLNSCSSLLSLKVDSDSRTPITCYADDLAATVVSMATELAAICLENSTGKQPWFCALNGNSPEGPEAYLMPTCRTVLRRKEGQNINSASRKHRAPRLSEIKKKTEEQPELMERLVNRVVDESVNLDEPQDPFALFASEVTARILNCPELNVVDTSKTSQQRSRLQCEKWSRGKASSYESIPEEDADPSGTSNTLGPGSRLGQNLSRGSSISKQSSCESITDEFSRFMVNQMETEGRGFDLLLDYYAGKNASSILAAAVQQAATKKNGHLNVRTSSCLSKQSSTESITEEFYRFMLRDMDKENKEYGIAKTKEWSNSLFPPSPRTPFCIRQSSVPDRRSSDSRLTVNSPIKANSFDGFARNVYGDTLNIYPTSSVSAAGLCKSDSCLYQRGKTDQITDMLIHETWSSSIESLMRKNKIIADTEDSIESEASGDSQPHVQQFANRLAADIVDIGKSALGGQQDVTGTIAGSRPYMPVGERRRGFKQSHLSCSRSKSSQEQAGSGVGSGAGDTNIPCTRGPRDVPLIHIEGDQKVEKTLSFPERTEGGPKDTSVDTKRMERANANSSSERDRPAVVVAAVVKRDKRSMSASSEESMGSWSHVTPEDDPHEETSSFIQLSEGNGTSSTSSLGLVDLEAFSDAPTQSTVISLSVRLMDFTHCCTFPVSDVFLVFQYLPPCSEATEKGQQAEGTFSAFESTPGATAGGGGSNLRQLLVVNCDLEQECVDYELRVALQWIAASELGLPALYFRKSKEKKVAKFQRVVHLMAQKAWRIADLFGAVVQFCKLHEDEEEVGRSLQASLFDWLLETA from the exons ATCTGTTTTGTCAGCCTGGACCCTCAAAAAACAGACTGCCATGATGATAAAAACATCAAG AAATTGGCATCAGTGTCTCCTGACCTGCCAAAGCTTGTCGAATTACTGACCGTCCACCAGCCGAAAGAAAATGAGATCCTGCTGCTCGGCGGCCTGGAAGCCTCAGAAACCTGCCAAACACACCCACACTCCCCGCCGCAG GGCGGGCAGCAAACAGGCGTGTGCCTGCTTCAGCGTTCAGGAAAGAGGCGATCCTCACCACCCGCCAGCGTCATCTTTGAGATCAACAAGTTCCTGATTGGTCTGCAGTGGGGAAAAGAGCGACAGTTTCAGCAGGGCCGAGCAGCCGGACATAGGGTGGATGATGACACCAACCGCTCCATCTCTTCCATAGAGGAAGACTTCCTGACGGCCTCAGAGCACCTCGAAGAAGAGAGTGAAGATGACGGCTTAAGAAATG ATCCAGAAAGTGGTGATGCAGAAGAGAGCCTGGTCGAAGCTGGGCAGAAACACTGTGTCAGACTTACATCTCACAGGGGACAGTTGGCCCATCATCAGAGCCAAGAGGAGACTGACATAAAAAGAGAAGGCCTTCCAAGTTTGAGTCTCAATACCAAGGAATCAGCTGGTTACTATGCCACCAATCTAACTGAGTCGGTATTACAAGATGCCTTCATACGACTTTCTCAAGATGAAACTTCCTTTGTGTCTGAGGCAGCTATCAGTGTGTCCCACTCTCATTGTCCTTCCAGGGTCAAAGGGTCTTCGCAGCAGCGCACCTGCTCTTTCGAACTACCCAAAATTGTCATAGTTCAGAGCCCAGATAGTTCAGATGGGGCTGCAGAATGGCCAGAGACACAAGTGTCTCATGTGGATGATCACAATATCTCTGCCAGTGAAATGCCAGAGAATGAGACCCAGGCTCAGACACCTCACCACAATGGAGGACACAGACATGTAGAGATGGCTTTGGCCTGCGCTGCCAGTATTATTGGCACCATTACGACCCCACAACTGACTGAAAAACTCACCCATGATTCTGTTTCAGTAGAGGActcagaggagaagcaggaagagacaaagaaacaaagtgacTACTCTGTCTCCTCAGCTATGTGTGGCATGGCTCAAGTTGCTGGAGCGGTAGCAGCTGTGGAGCTAGCAGAGGAGTCAGCAGAAGGTGACAATTCTGAAACAGATACCACTGAGGTCTACACAGCATCCCATGGTCTTATGTCTGCTGCCAAGGCTTCAGCAGCCTTCCCGCTCCACTGCAGTGTGGCAGAGGGTACAAGCGTGGAATCATTTCGAGCTAACATAGCTGAGGTCCTGCACAGAGAGGCGGCCGAGGTGCTGACCCAACCACAAGGCTACAAGAGTGTTGCACATTTGCTGGAGACCACACATAACAAAATAGTGGATGGTATTACTTGCCCAAAAACATGTTGCATGGATGAAAGTGAGGTGGATGATCTAATAAATGAAGTGGCAGACAGCTTATTCAAGCATGCTTtggaaaaggcaaaaaagaaaaaagaactagAAGGTGCTGGAAAAGACGCTCCAAGCCTTCAGGTTTTTCTGCAGGATAGTGTAAACAATTTGCTGTTTGACATCCTTTGcctgacacagaaaaaaatcagttgtatCTCCACATGTGACAAAGGGTCAGATGAAACACAGGAGGGTGATACTTGTGTTAACAAGTCTGCCTCTGCAAAAGGAAGCAAAGATCCATTGGGTCAGGTGATGTGCTTGGTCAGCAATAGTCATCCCACTAATACTGAGAACCTGAGTGGCATGTTGCCCTCCACAGATAAGTTTTCCATGCTTCCTGGactgaagcagaaacacatCCTTGAGGAAGGAGATTTTAGAGCATCTTCCTCTACAGCACACTTCAAAGAACAACAGCAGACATGCAGACAAAGTCAGTCTAAAACAAAAGACCTTGCCGATCAGCAGCAAACTAGTGTTTCCAACAGAGAACCTTTAAGTGAAATTGCAGTTCACACCGCAGAAAGAAGAGGACGACTAGTGACAGGCAGTGACAGCAGACAGACCTCTCTCACACCTCAGGCCTCCCTCAACTCCTGCAGTTCTCTGCTCTCATTAAAAGTGGACTCTGATTCTAGGACACCTATCacttgttatgctgatgatttAGCTGCTACAGTAGTGTCTATGGCCACAGAACTGGCAGCCATCTGTCTTGAAAACTCCACTGGGAAACAGCCCTGGTTTTGTGCTCTAAATGGGAACTCTCCAGAAGGTCCAGAGGCCTACTTGATGCCAACTTGTCGCACCGTTCTGAGAAGGAAAGAAGGTCAAAACATCAATTCAGCTTCAAGGAAACACCGAGCACCACGTCTCAGcgagattaaaaagaaaacagaggagcAACCAGAACTAATGGAGCGGCTGGTTAACCGGGTAGTGGATGAGTCTGTTAATCTAGATGAACCACAGGACCCATTTGCCCTTTTTGCCTCAGAAGTCACAGCCAGGATCCTGAACTGTCCTGAACTCAATGTGGTAGATACCTCCAAGACAAGCCAGCAGCGCAGCAGGCTGCAGTGTGAGAAGTGGAGCCGTGGAAAGGCATCTAGTTATGAGAGCATTCCTGAAGAAGATGCAGATCCCTCAGGCACGTCCAACACCTTAGGCCCCGGCAGTCGGTTAGGTCAGAACTTGAGCCGTGGTAGCTCAATCTCTAAGCAGTCCAGCTGCGAAAGCATCACAGATGAATTCTCCCGGTTCATGGTGAACCAGATGGAGACCGAGGGCAGAGGCTTTGACCTTCTCCTGGACTATTACGCAGGAAAGAATGCTAGCAGCATCCTGGCTGCAGCTGTGCAACAGGCTGCAACGAAGAAAAATGGTCACCTTAACGTAAGGACCTCATCCTGCCTTTCTAAGCAGTCCAGCACAGAAAGCATCACAGAGGAGTTCTACCGGTTTATGCTCCGAGATATGGATAAGGAGAACAAAGAATATGGCATTGCCAAGACTAAAGAATGGAGCAATAGTCTCTTCCCTCCTTCTCCTAGAACACCATTCTGTATACGACAGTCATCTGTCCCAGACCGGCGCTCCTCAGACTCACGACTGACTGTCAACTCACCTATAAAAGCCAACTCTTTTGATGGGTTTGCCCGTAATGTGTATGGAGACACTCTGAACATCTACCCCACCAGCTCAGTATCAGCTGCAGGACTGTGTAAGTCTGACTCCTGCCTCTATCAAAGGGGTAAGACTGACCAGATAACCGATATGCTAATCCACGAGACCTGGTCAAGTTCCATCGAGtctttaatgagaaaaaacaagatcatTGCTGATACAGAGGACAGTATTGAGTCAGAGGCTTCAGGAGACTCCCAGCCACATGTGCAGCAATTTGCTAATCGGCTGGCAGCTGACATTGTAGATATTGGCAAGTCTGCACTTGGAGGACAACAAGATGTAACTGGCACAATTGCTGGGTCCCGGCCATATATGCCTGTCGGTGAAAGAAGAAGGGGGTTCAAACAGTCTCATCTAAGTTGTAGTCGAAGTAAATCCAGCCAGGAGCAAGCTGGTTCTGGAGTAGGGTCCGGGGCTGGTGACACCAATATTCCCTGCACAAGGGGGCCCAGAGATGTGCCACTGATCCACATTGAGGGAGACCAAAAGGTCGAAAAGACtctttcatttcctgaaagaaCTGAAGGAGGACCTAAGGATACATCTGTAGACACTAAACGTATGGAGAGAGCTAATGCAAATAGCAG CAGTGAGAGGGACAGGCCAGCTGTGGTGGTGGCTGCAGTAGTGAAGAGGGACAAGCGTTCAATGAGTGCTAGCAGTGAAGAGAGCATGGGGAGCTGGTCTCATGTAACCCCTGAAGATGACCCCCACGAGGAGACCAGTAGTTTTATCCAGCTGAGTGAGGG GAACGGTACCAGCAGCACCTCCAGCCTGGGTCTGGTTGACCTGGAGGCCTTTTCAGATGCTCCTACTCAGAGCACAGTAATCAG TCTTTCTGTTAGGCTAATGGACTTTACCCACTGCTGCACATTTCCTGTCTCAGACGTATTCTTGGTTTTTCAATATTTACCTCCTTGCAGCGAGGCGACAGAGAAAGGCCAGCAGGCAGAAGGCACGTTCAGTGCTTTTG AGAGCACTCCAGGAGCTACAGcgggcggcggcggcagcaacCTCAGGCAGCTTTTAGTGGTAAACTGTGACCTGGAGCAGGAGTGTGTGGACTACGAGCTCAGAGTGGCCCTGCAGTGGATCGCTGCCTCTGAGCTGGGACTTCCTGCTCTCTATTTCAGGAAGTCCAAAGAGAAGAAGGTCGCAAAG TTCCAAAGGGTGGTACACCTGATGGCTCAGAAGGCGTGGCGGATCGCGGACCTGTTCGGCGCCGTGGTCCAGTTCTGTAAGCTACACGAGGACGAGGAAGAGGTGGGGCGGTCCCTCCAGGCCAGCCTGTTCGACTGGCTTCTGGAAACGGCTTAG
- the LOC108240492 gene encoding A-kinase anchor protein SPHKAP isoform X3, giving the protein MLSSLITELRNFTELNFQSSAMFESSESVDVEGRSTESTVASSISACKKVLCSNSVLDSSEYWLRNEKALCRLGLLDNDAEGSCTMICFVSLDPQKTDCHDDKNIKKLASVSPDLPKLVELLTVHQPKENEILLLGGLEASETCQTHPHSPPQGGQQTGVCLLQRSGKRRSSPPASVIFEINKFLIGLQWGKERQFQQGRAAGHRVDDDTNRSISSIEEDFLTASEHLEEESEDDGLRNDPESGDAEESLVEAGQKHCVRLTSHRGQLAHHQSQEETDIKREGLPSLSLNTKESAGYYATNLTESVLQDAFIRLSQDETSFVSEAAISVSHSHCPSRVKGSSQQRTCSFELPKIVIVQSPDSSDGAAEWPETQVSHVDDHNISASEMPENETQAQTPHHNGGHRHVEMALACAASIIGTITTPQLTEKLTHDSVSVEDSEEKQEETKKQSDYSVSSAMCGMAQVAGAVAAVELAEESAEGDNSETDTTEVYTASHGLMSAAKASAAFPLHCSVAEGTSVESFRANIAEVLHREAAEVLTQPQGYKSVAHLLETTHNKIVDGITCPKTCCMDESEVDDLINEVADSLFKHALEKAKKKKELEGAGKDAPSLQVFLQDSVNNLLFDILCLTQKKISCISTCDKGSDETQEGDTCVNKSASAKGSKDPLGQVMCLVSNSHPTNTENLSGMLPSTDKFSMLPGLKQKHILEEGDFRASSSTAHFKEQQQTCRQSQSKTKDLADQQQTSVSNREPLSEIAVHTAERRGRLVTGSDSRQTSLTPQASLNSCSSLLSLKVDSDSRTPITCYADDLAATVVSMATELAAICLENSTGKQPWFCALNGNSPEGPEAYLMPTCRTVLRRKEGQNINSASRKHRAPRLSEIKKKTEEQPELMERLVNRVVDESVNLDEPQDPFALFASEVTARILNCPELNVVDTSKTSQQRSRLQCEKWSRGKASSYESIPEEDADPSGTSNTLGPGSRLGQNLSRGSSISKQSSCESITDEFSRFMVNQMETEGRGFDLLLDYYAGKNASSILAAAVQQAATKKNGHLNVRTSSCLSKQSSTESITEEFYRFMLRDMDKENKEYGIAKTKEWSNSLFPPSPRTPFCIRQSSVPDRRSSDSRLTVNSPIKANSFDGFARNVYGDTLNIYPTSSVSAAGLCKSDSCLYQRGKTDQITDMLIHETWSSSIESLMRKNKIIADTEDSIESEASGDSQPHVQQFANRLAADIVDIGKSALGGQQDVTGTIAGSRPYMPVGERRRGFKQSHLSCSRSKSSQEQAGSGVGSGAGDTNIPCTRGPRDVPLIHIEGDQKVEKTLSFPERTEGGPKDTSVDTKRMERANANSRNGTSSTSSLGLVDLEAFSDAPTQSTVISLSVRLMDFTHCCTFPVSDVFLVFQYLPPCSEATEKGQQAEGTFSAFESTPGATAGGGGSNLRQLLVVNCDLEQECVDYELRVALQWIAASELGLPALYFRKSKEKKVAKFQRVVHLMAQKAWRIADLFGAVVQFCKLHEDEEEVGRSLQASLFDWLLETA; this is encoded by the exons ATCTGTTTTGTCAGCCTGGACCCTCAAAAAACAGACTGCCATGATGATAAAAACATCAAG AAATTGGCATCAGTGTCTCCTGACCTGCCAAAGCTTGTCGAATTACTGACCGTCCACCAGCCGAAAGAAAATGAGATCCTGCTGCTCGGCGGCCTGGAAGCCTCAGAAACCTGCCAAACACACCCACACTCCCCGCCGCAG GGCGGGCAGCAAACAGGCGTGTGCCTGCTTCAGCGTTCAGGAAAGAGGCGATCCTCACCACCCGCCAGCGTCATCTTTGAGATCAACAAGTTCCTGATTGGTCTGCAGTGGGGAAAAGAGCGACAGTTTCAGCAGGGCCGAGCAGCCGGACATAGGGTGGATGATGACACCAACCGCTCCATCTCTTCCATAGAGGAAGACTTCCTGACGGCCTCAGAGCACCTCGAAGAAGAGAGTGAAGATGACGGCTTAAGAAATG ATCCAGAAAGTGGTGATGCAGAAGAGAGCCTGGTCGAAGCTGGGCAGAAACACTGTGTCAGACTTACATCTCACAGGGGACAGTTGGCCCATCATCAGAGCCAAGAGGAGACTGACATAAAAAGAGAAGGCCTTCCAAGTTTGAGTCTCAATACCAAGGAATCAGCTGGTTACTATGCCACCAATCTAACTGAGTCGGTATTACAAGATGCCTTCATACGACTTTCTCAAGATGAAACTTCCTTTGTGTCTGAGGCAGCTATCAGTGTGTCCCACTCTCATTGTCCTTCCAGGGTCAAAGGGTCTTCGCAGCAGCGCACCTGCTCTTTCGAACTACCCAAAATTGTCATAGTTCAGAGCCCAGATAGTTCAGATGGGGCTGCAGAATGGCCAGAGACACAAGTGTCTCATGTGGATGATCACAATATCTCTGCCAGTGAAATGCCAGAGAATGAGACCCAGGCTCAGACACCTCACCACAATGGAGGACACAGACATGTAGAGATGGCTTTGGCCTGCGCTGCCAGTATTATTGGCACCATTACGACCCCACAACTGACTGAAAAACTCACCCATGATTCTGTTTCAGTAGAGGActcagaggagaagcaggaagagacaaagaaacaaagtgacTACTCTGTCTCCTCAGCTATGTGTGGCATGGCTCAAGTTGCTGGAGCGGTAGCAGCTGTGGAGCTAGCAGAGGAGTCAGCAGAAGGTGACAATTCTGAAACAGATACCACTGAGGTCTACACAGCATCCCATGGTCTTATGTCTGCTGCCAAGGCTTCAGCAGCCTTCCCGCTCCACTGCAGTGTGGCAGAGGGTACAAGCGTGGAATCATTTCGAGCTAACATAGCTGAGGTCCTGCACAGAGAGGCGGCCGAGGTGCTGACCCAACCACAAGGCTACAAGAGTGTTGCACATTTGCTGGAGACCACACATAACAAAATAGTGGATGGTATTACTTGCCCAAAAACATGTTGCATGGATGAAAGTGAGGTGGATGATCTAATAAATGAAGTGGCAGACAGCTTATTCAAGCATGCTTtggaaaaggcaaaaaagaaaaaagaactagAAGGTGCTGGAAAAGACGCTCCAAGCCTTCAGGTTTTTCTGCAGGATAGTGTAAACAATTTGCTGTTTGACATCCTTTGcctgacacagaaaaaaatcagttgtatCTCCACATGTGACAAAGGGTCAGATGAAACACAGGAGGGTGATACTTGTGTTAACAAGTCTGCCTCTGCAAAAGGAAGCAAAGATCCATTGGGTCAGGTGATGTGCTTGGTCAGCAATAGTCATCCCACTAATACTGAGAACCTGAGTGGCATGTTGCCCTCCACAGATAAGTTTTCCATGCTTCCTGGactgaagcagaaacacatCCTTGAGGAAGGAGATTTTAGAGCATCTTCCTCTACAGCACACTTCAAAGAACAACAGCAGACATGCAGACAAAGTCAGTCTAAAACAAAAGACCTTGCCGATCAGCAGCAAACTAGTGTTTCCAACAGAGAACCTTTAAGTGAAATTGCAGTTCACACCGCAGAAAGAAGAGGACGACTAGTGACAGGCAGTGACAGCAGACAGACCTCTCTCACACCTCAGGCCTCCCTCAACTCCTGCAGTTCTCTGCTCTCATTAAAAGTGGACTCTGATTCTAGGACACCTATCacttgttatgctgatgatttAGCTGCTACAGTAGTGTCTATGGCCACAGAACTGGCAGCCATCTGTCTTGAAAACTCCACTGGGAAACAGCCCTGGTTTTGTGCTCTAAATGGGAACTCTCCAGAAGGTCCAGAGGCCTACTTGATGCCAACTTGTCGCACCGTTCTGAGAAGGAAAGAAGGTCAAAACATCAATTCAGCTTCAAGGAAACACCGAGCACCACGTCTCAGcgagattaaaaagaaaacagaggagcAACCAGAACTAATGGAGCGGCTGGTTAACCGGGTAGTGGATGAGTCTGTTAATCTAGATGAACCACAGGACCCATTTGCCCTTTTTGCCTCAGAAGTCACAGCCAGGATCCTGAACTGTCCTGAACTCAATGTGGTAGATACCTCCAAGACAAGCCAGCAGCGCAGCAGGCTGCAGTGTGAGAAGTGGAGCCGTGGAAAGGCATCTAGTTATGAGAGCATTCCTGAAGAAGATGCAGATCCCTCAGGCACGTCCAACACCTTAGGCCCCGGCAGTCGGTTAGGTCAGAACTTGAGCCGTGGTAGCTCAATCTCTAAGCAGTCCAGCTGCGAAAGCATCACAGATGAATTCTCCCGGTTCATGGTGAACCAGATGGAGACCGAGGGCAGAGGCTTTGACCTTCTCCTGGACTATTACGCAGGAAAGAATGCTAGCAGCATCCTGGCTGCAGCTGTGCAACAGGCTGCAACGAAGAAAAATGGTCACCTTAACGTAAGGACCTCATCCTGCCTTTCTAAGCAGTCCAGCACAGAAAGCATCACAGAGGAGTTCTACCGGTTTATGCTCCGAGATATGGATAAGGAGAACAAAGAATATGGCATTGCCAAGACTAAAGAATGGAGCAATAGTCTCTTCCCTCCTTCTCCTAGAACACCATTCTGTATACGACAGTCATCTGTCCCAGACCGGCGCTCCTCAGACTCACGACTGACTGTCAACTCACCTATAAAAGCCAACTCTTTTGATGGGTTTGCCCGTAATGTGTATGGAGACACTCTGAACATCTACCCCACCAGCTCAGTATCAGCTGCAGGACTGTGTAAGTCTGACTCCTGCCTCTATCAAAGGGGTAAGACTGACCAGATAACCGATATGCTAATCCACGAGACCTGGTCAAGTTCCATCGAGtctttaatgagaaaaaacaagatcatTGCTGATACAGAGGACAGTATTGAGTCAGAGGCTTCAGGAGACTCCCAGCCACATGTGCAGCAATTTGCTAATCGGCTGGCAGCTGACATTGTAGATATTGGCAAGTCTGCACTTGGAGGACAACAAGATGTAACTGGCACAATTGCTGGGTCCCGGCCATATATGCCTGTCGGTGAAAGAAGAAGGGGGTTCAAACAGTCTCATCTAAGTTGTAGTCGAAGTAAATCCAGCCAGGAGCAAGCTGGTTCTGGAGTAGGGTCCGGGGCTGGTGACACCAATATTCCCTGCACAAGGGGGCCCAGAGATGTGCCACTGATCCACATTGAGGGAGACCAAAAGGTCGAAAAGACtctttcatttcctgaaagaaCTGAAGGAGGACCTAAGGATACATCTGTAGACACTAAACGTATGGAGAGAGCTAATGCAAATAGCAG GAACGGTACCAGCAGCACCTCCAGCCTGGGTCTGGTTGACCTGGAGGCCTTTTCAGATGCTCCTACTCAGAGCACAGTAATCAG TCTTTCTGTTAGGCTAATGGACTTTACCCACTGCTGCACATTTCCTGTCTCAGACGTATTCTTGGTTTTTCAATATTTACCTCCTTGCAGCGAGGCGACAGAGAAAGGCCAGCAGGCAGAAGGCACGTTCAGTGCTTTTG AGAGCACTCCAGGAGCTACAGcgggcggcggcggcagcaacCTCAGGCAGCTTTTAGTGGTAAACTGTGACCTGGAGCAGGAGTGTGTGGACTACGAGCTCAGAGTGGCCCTGCAGTGGATCGCTGCCTCTGAGCTGGGACTTCCTGCTCTCTATTTCAGGAAGTCCAAAGAGAAGAAGGTCGCAAAG TTCCAAAGGGTGGTACACCTGATGGCTCAGAAGGCGTGGCGGATCGCGGACCTGTTCGGCGCCGTGGTCCAGTTCTGTAAGCTACACGAGGACGAGGAAGAGGTGGGGCGGTCCCTCCAGGCCAGCCTGTTCGACTGGCTTCTGGAAACGGCTTAG